DNA sequence from the Bacillota bacterium genome:
CCAACGAATACATCTCCTGAGATTTTGAAGTTGCTCAGATTGGCAGGATATGATGAGAGGATATACCTCGCAAGAACCTAAGAAAAAAATTCAACGGCTTCTGCGTGCAAGGGTGCGAAATACCGGATATATCACACTCCGCAACACAATGCAATACTGTTCTCAACTTGTTCACCGCAGTGCATATCAGTTGCGTAAACTTGTTTCGCAATAGCCACGCAACTTGCAGGCCCTATTCCCCAGTGAACAAGGGTTTATCCTATGGGATCAGGACGGGGTAAACGGACTGTCTGGACAGAAAAACAAAGGAGAGTGCAACCAGACCAAAGGGCCACACTCTCCCTCGAAAGATGAGCCTCTCGTCTTCTATTCCTATTTTCCTCGTAAGGTTCAAGACCCCTCGAACAAGATTCCCAGGGCCTTGACCAATGGTACTCCTTACCTATAAACAATGCTGTCCCTACGGTCAGGACAGCACCTAAGATGGGTCTAAAGATCCAGTATCCAACAGATTTGCTCCTTCAGCGATTCTCACCTGTGGTTACCGGGCAATCAAGAGTAGGTCGGTAACGGAAGTCCCATGCTGCTGGGAAACCACCTTAAGCTCCCGCAATCCCCCGGGAAGGGTAGAGCGAACCAAGGAGAAGGCATCGGTGTGACCTTCCCAGATCAGGACATCATCCGCGTAGAGTCGAAGGCCTCCCCGCACCGCGATGGCCAGTTCCACAGGGCCTCTAGAACCAAACCGCCACGTCTTTTCGCGGCCACAGGGCAATTCATAAATGTTCGCATCCTCCAAGCACGAGGTCTGCATCAACCCTTCCACCGCTCCATCACAGACCGACAGGAAAACATCGTCCAAGGCTTCTCCGGCATACTTCTCTTCACCATCAAGATGAACCCTCACTAAGCCGGCGCTGTAGCTGGCCTGTAAATGATGGTAGCCCCCCGTGGTCAGACTCAGGAAAATGCCGCAGACCTCCACCTTGCTTCCCCGCACCCAGGCACTGGCCTTCCAATGGGACACGCGGGGGTCATATACGGGTCCTGGAGGCATGGGTTGATCGCCGTCGGTGGGCCCTAGGATCTCCAGATGATCACCCACCCAAAAGAGCCGATCAATATGTACCTTACGACCCGTATCCCCAGGAATCCGCCCGTGATATACACAATACAGACTGACTCCGTCGGGACCCAACACCACACTGTTGTGACCAGGACCAATAATGGCTGCTGTGCTGGTGTAAATAGGGTTTTTCTCGTACTTGGTCCAGGGACCTATAGGCGAAGGAGCAAAAGCGAGGCCTAGGGAGTAGGTTTCATCCCGATAACAGCCACCGCTGTACAGTTGGTAATACCAGTTTCTTCTCTTTAACACCCACGGACCCTCATTCCAGTACCAGGTGCCTTCCCTGTCGCCTTCCCAGCGTTCCGTAGGAAAGGCAACCCGGGTCTGATTCCCCGCGGCACGATCCGGGGCTAACATGGCCTCCACCACGTTACCACAGCCCACCGTACCGTCGATATATCTAGTGGCGTCGGTCCTGATATTATAAAACATCCACAGGGCACCGTTTTCGTCCTTAAAGGGATGGGCATCGATGGACCACTCGTCAAAAAGTGGTTGCGAGTCCCATTGGAAGGGACCCAAGGGATGCCGACTGCGGGCGATGCCCAACCTCCGCAGCTGATCATCACCACGCCCCTGCGGAGTCTTCCTGGTGCCACTTACGTACATGTAAAAGACACCGTCTATGTACAAAACCTCGGGGGCCCAATACTCTACTTCCGCCCAGTGTTCTCCCCCGCAGGGACTCAAGACCGTACCCTCATAATTCCAGTGGACAAGATCCGTTGAAGTGTAAGCGTGAACCCCCGTTCTACCGGTGTGATAAAGATAATATCTACCCAGATAATTAATGACAAAGGGATCACCATGGTCAGCACCCGGTTGGCTGATCACAGGATTTCGAAAGTAAGAACCCACTGGCGTCGCCCCCTTGTTGTCCCCTTGCGCATTGGATTAGCAAGAGTCCTGTATCTTGTCTCATGGAAGAATTTCTGTCAAGTTCAAATGAATCGCCCCACACTGTGGGTGCAGCTCACACCATCAATCGATCGATCACCAGAGCCGCAGCACCCCGCGGACCTGCGTCTTTGTCCAATTGGGCAGGGATGATCTGTACCGAATCCATCACGTGTTTAATGGCTTTCTCCCGGTAGCTTTCCCTAATGGGTTGCAGCAGCAG
Encoded proteins:
- a CDS encoding family 43 glycosylhydrolase is translated as MGSYFRNPVISQPGADHGDPFVINYLGRYYLYHTGRTGVHAYTSTDLVHWNYEGTVLSPCGGEHWAEVEYWAPEVLYIDGVFYMYVSGTRKTPQGRGDDQLRRLGIARSRHPLGPFQWDSQPLFDEWSIDAHPFKDENGALWMFYNIRTDATRYIDGTVGCGNVVEAMLAPDRAAGNQTRVAFPTERWEGDREGTWYWNEGPWVLKRRNWYYQLYSGGCYRDETYSLGLAFAPSPIGPWTKYEKNPIYTSTAAIIGPGHNSVVLGPDGVSLYCVYHGRIPGDTGRKVHIDRLFWVGDHLEILGPTDGDQPMPPGPVYDPRVSHWKASAWVRGSKVEVCGIFLSLTTGGYHHLQASYSAGLVRVHLDGEEKYAGEALDDVFLSVCDGAVEGLMQTSCLEDANIYELPCGREKTWRFGSRGPVELAIAVRGGLRLYADDVLIWEGHTDAFSLVRSTLPGGLRELKVVSQQHGTSVTDLLLIAR